A single region of the Kwoniella botswanensis chromosome 1, complete sequence genome encodes:
- a CDS encoding translation machinery-associated protein 22: MASAAGPSTKPITPHYCAICSLPTEYCEFGPSFSKCKTWLESEDKDEYERLWGEGNLAARIGTLSVEEQEKLEADAVKAEKKAAKKAEAEAKKKGETKIIIKRSERTKRKHQTHVQNLELFGIDLKKAAKLFAGKFATGSSVSKTPQGEEEIVIQGDVGDEIVEMLRAQVGVLKGAPADQVTRVEVKKKKAEDEAAA, encoded by the exons ATGGCATCAGCAGCAGGTCCATCCACCAAGCCCATCACCCCGCACTACTGTGCCATCTGCTCATTACCTACGGAATACTGTGAATTCGGTCCATCCTTCTCAAAGTGCAAGACATGGTTGGAGAGCGAGGATAAAGATGAATACGAGAGATTATGGGGTGAAG GAAACCTCGCAGCCAGGATCGGTACTCTGTCAGTGGAGGAACAAGAAAAGCTAGAAGCGGACGCCGtcaaagctgagaagaaggcTGCGAAAaaggctgaagctgaagctaagaagaaaggagagacCAAG atcatcatcaaacgatCCGAACGTACCAAACGAAAACATCAAACCCACGTTCAAAACTTGGAATTGTTCGGTATCGATCTCAAGAAAGCTGCTAAGTTGTTCGCTGGGAAGTTCGCTACTGGTTCGAGTGTCTCAAAGACCCCTcagggtgaagaggagattgtCATCCAAGGTGATgtaggagatgagatt GTCGAGATGCTAAGAGCGCAAGTGGGTGTACTCAAGGGTGCTCCAGCAGATCAAGTGACGAGG GtcgaagtgaagaagaagaaagccgAAGACGAAGCTGCTGCCTAA
- a CDS encoding ATP-dependent RNA helicase ROK1, which translates to MASAFNLLTAGGAKFDKNRFKQDFELFGGGKKDRKGKGKASTKAIETNTKSLPHSLDFFGDHPSINHQTKPPIAQEESESDSDSDASSSSSSSSSKIAPPVQKITLTGPEPLPKSLHTNLPSLVNHPSVSLSSRRGEPLLKALKGANINSLWGVQCSVGGCLLEGKDTLCIAPTGSGKTLSYILPTLVKLRDPSRSLRNTENEVKGHGIRALILVPTHDLAIQILNVTKAVTKGRSWRSMVLTKATEKAVCDSSPGTALDDSEENVEEDGERNEDDEDQSEDDDEESTGSIDEFAQPKSGNPTGLGIDFLIATPERLHHLLESKRISLALTQHVILDESDRLLSPDFLPQIEPILAACTNSDVQKCLLSATMPSGAEEIAKKWLRDEGVRVVVGVKDSAVTTVDQSLLYTGSESGKLLALRNLLSNGSLPYPSLIFVQSIERADELYKNLILEGIKVDVVHSGKGKSKRDQAINNFRLGNVWMLVVTEVLARGMDFRGVRVVVNYDFPQTVQSYIHRIGRTGRAGRPGKAITFFNLEDGPYLRTIANVLRSSGCPVPEYMLDMKKPTKNQKRSLAKAPIKRKAIGGGGRDVGREEGRKKQMMKEASKRRKLKTDE; encoded by the exons ATGGCCTCAGCCTTCAACCTACTCACGGCCGGAGGAGCAAAATTCGATAAGAATAGGTTCAAGCAGGATTTTGAGCTATTCGGAGGAGGG aagaaggatcgtaaaggaaaagggaaagcgTCTACCAAAGCGATCGAGACCAACACCAAATCATTGCCCCATTCACTCGACTTCTTCGGtgatcatccatctatcaaCCACCAGACCAAACCACCTATTGCTCAGGAAGAATCAGAATCCGATTCTGACTCTGAcgcatcctcttcttcgtcatcttcatcaagtaAGATAGCCCCACCAGTTCAGAAAATAACGTTGACTGGACCAGAGCCACTACCCAAATCATTACATACCAACTTACCTTCCCTCGTCAACCACCCTTCCGTATCACTTTCATCCAGACGAGGAGAACCATTACTGAAAGCCTTGAAAGGGGCAAACATCAACTCTCTATGGGGTGTACAATGTTCAGTCGGTGGATGTCTACTAGAAGGGAAAGATACGTTATGTATAGCTCCAACCGGATCAGGTAAAACGTTGAGTTACATTTTACCTACTTTGGTGAAACTGCGAGACCCCTCAAGATCATTGAGGAATACCGAGAACGAAGTCAAAGGGCATGGAATCCGAGCGTTGATACTGGTACCAACACATGATCTGGCTATCCAAATCTTGAACGTGACGAAAGCTGTTACGAAGGGTAGAAGCTGGAGATCGATGGTCTTGACGAAAGCGACCGAAAAAGCAGTTTGCGATAGTTCACCTGGCACAGCTCTTGATGATTCCGAAGAAAATgtagaggaggatggtgagaggAATGAGGACGACGAAGATCAAAgcgaagatgacgatgaggagtCTACGGGGAGTATAGATGAATTTGCTCAACCTAAATCTGGTAATCCCACCGGATTAGGAATAGACTTCTTGATTGCTACGCCTGAGAGGTTGCATCATTTGTTGGAGTCAAAGAGGATATCACTTGCTTT AACTCAACATGTCATCCTCGATGAATCCGATCGACTCCTCTCGCCCGACTTCTTACCTCAGATCGAACCTATCTTAGCAGCTTGCACGAATTCAGATGTCCAAAAGTGCCTCTTGTCGGCTACGATGCCATCCGGGGCGGAAGAGATTGCTAAAAAGTGGctgagagatgaaggagtcAGAGTGGTGGTCGgtgtcaa AGACTCAGCAGTGACCACTGTCGACCAATCTCTCCTTTATACAGGTTCCGAATCTGGTAAACTCCTCGCACTCCGTAACTTGCTCTCCAACGGATCATTGCCTTacccatctctcatcttcgtgCAATCGATTGAAAGAGCAGACGAATTATACAAGAATTTGATACTGGAAGGTATCAAAGTTGATGTGGTTCATAGTGGTAAAGGGAAATCTAAGAGGGACCAGGCGATAAATAATTTCAGGCTGGGTAATGTCTGGATGTTAGTGGTCACCGAGGTTCTTGCTAGAGGGATGGACTTCAGAGGTGTCAGAGTTGTGGTTAACTATG ATTTCCCCCAAACTGTGCAATCGTACATCCACCGAATAGGACGTACAGGCCGGGCTGGTCGACCAGGAAAAGCGAtaaccttcttcaacctcgaaGATGGACCTTACTTGCGTACCATCGCCAACGTCTTGCGATCTAGTGGATGCCCAGTCCCAGAATATATGTTGGATATGAAGAAACCCACTAAGAACCAGAAGAGGTCTTTGGCAAAAGCAccgatcaagaggaaagcTATTGGTGGAGGTGGACGAGACGTTGGAcgggaagagggaaggaagaagcagatgatgaaggaggcTAGTAAGAGGCGAAAATTGAAGACTGATGAGTAG